Proteins from a single region of Pongo pygmaeus isolate AG05252 chromosome 3, NHGRI_mPonPyg2-v2.0_pri, whole genome shotgun sequence:
- the LOC129034967 gene encoding protein archease-like isoform X3: MAQKEGDVRDYNLTEEQKAIKANYPPVNRNYEYLDHTADVQLHTWGDTLEEAFEQCAMAIFGYMIDTRTVEPLQTIEVETQDVSTFLFHFLDEWLHKSNADEFFIPWEVKGTEVKVITYSAMQVYN; this comes from the exons ATGGCACAGAAAGAGGGAGATGTTAGAGATTACAATTTGACTGAGGAACAGAAGGCGATCAAGGCCAACTATCCGCCAGTCAATAGGAATTACGAGTATTTGGATCATACAGCAGATGTCCAGTTACACACATGGGGAGATACTCTGGAGGAAGCATTTGAGCAATGTGCAATGGCCATATTTGGTTACATGATAGATACCAGGACTGTGGAGCCTCTCCAAACAATAGAAGTAGAAACCCAAGatgtttctacttttctttttcactttttagatGAGTGGCTTCATAAGTCCAATGCTGATGAATTCTTCATACCCTGGGAAGTGAAA GGAACAGAAGTCAAAGTTATAACATATTCAGCAATGCAGGTCTATAATTAA
- the LOC129034967 gene encoding protein archease-like isoform X2, which yields MAQKEGDVRDYNLTEEQKAIKANYPPVNRNYEYLDHTADVQLHTWGDTLEEAFEQCAMAIFGYMIDTRTVEPLQTIEVETQDVSTFLFHFLDEWLHKSNADEFFIPWEVKRMFIVQASSGNRSQSYNIFSNAGL from the exons ATGGCACAGAAAGAGGGAGATGTTAGAGATTACAATTTGACTGAGGAACAGAAGGCGATCAAGGCCAACTATCCGCCAGTCAATAGGAATTACGAGTATTTGGATCATACAGCAGATGTCCAGTTACACACATGGGGAGATACTCTGGAGGAAGCATTTGAGCAATGTGCAATGGCCATATTTGGTTACATGATAGATACCAGGACTGTGGAGCCTCTCCAAACAATAGAAGTAGAAACCCAAGatgtttctacttttctttttcactttttagatGAGTGGCTTCATAAGTCCAATGCTGATGAATTCTTCATACCCTGGGAAGTGAAA AGAATGTTTATTGTCCAAGCATCCTCAGGGAACAGAAGTCAAAGTTATAACATATTCAGCAATGCAGGTCTATAA
- the LOC129034967 gene encoding protein archease-like isoform X1 — protein sequence MAQKEGDVRDYNLTEEQKAIKANYPPVNRNYEYLDHTADVQLHTWGDTLEEAFEQCAMAIFGYMIDTRTVEPLQTIEVETQDVSTFLFHFLDEWLHKSNADEFFIPWEVKVLCIDQRHFQLQSVGWRECLLSKHPQGTEVKVITYSAMQVYN from the coding sequence ATGGCACAGAAAGAGGGAGATGTTAGAGATTACAATTTGACTGAGGAACAGAAGGCGATCAAGGCCAACTATCCGCCAGTCAATAGGAATTACGAGTATTTGGATCATACAGCAGATGTCCAGTTACACACATGGGGAGATACTCTGGAGGAAGCATTTGAGCAATGTGCAATGGCCATATTTGGTTACATGATAGATACCAGGACTGTGGAGCCTCTCCAAACAATAGAAGTAGAAACCCAAGatgtttctacttttctttttcactttttagatGAGTGGCTTCATAAGTCCAATGCTGATGAATTCTTCATACCCTGGGAAGTGAAAGTACTTTGTATTGATCAAAGACATTTCCAATTACAATCAGTTGGGTGGAGAGAATGTTTATTGTCCAAGCATCCTCAGGGAACAGAAGTCAAAGTTATAACATATTCAGCAATGCAGGTCTATAATTAA